In a genomic window of Bombina bombina isolate aBomBom1 chromosome 8, aBomBom1.pri, whole genome shotgun sequence:
- the LOC128638197 gene encoding apolipoprotein A-IV-like has translation MKIIALALFVCAITGSQADVSADQVATAFWNYFTQLTSNAKDTVEQIQQSDISNKLNALIQENLQSVNLYAGDLKQQILPFTQQLHSKLTQDSEKLREEIRQELEELRLKLSPYADEVHKQLSRNVEEMQLKLTPYAEELRSQLEKKTQKVGQHLKDVTKDLKTKIRESAGNVQTSLKPYSQELQDRIEASVKYLEQNVEPYTQEIKEKIDQQVQEMHRSLTPYAEDVQEKLGRQIDNMAFQMKKSVNDMKSKISENTEQLRSQLSPYAEELREKLQGNIKDARHTLEPYLTDLSQRMEQALSDYKNTVAPYGENLNKAVVQRLEEMRQKLGQYTVGVQDQLEFLEKEVQDKISTFINQGVPSS, from the exons ATGAAGATCATAGCTCTTGCATTGTTTGTCTGCGCCATCACAG GCTCTCAGGCTGATGTCAGTGCTGACCAGGTGGCAACTGCTTTCTGGAATTACTTTACACAACTGACCAGTAATGCCAAGGATACAGTGGAACAGATCCAGCAGTCTGATATCAGTAATAAACTCAA TGCACTGATTCAGGAGAACTTGCAATCTGTAAACCTCTATGCCGGCGATCTAAAGCAGCAGATCCTCCCCTTTACCCAGCAACTTCACAGTAAGTTGACACAGGACTCTGAGAAATTGCGAGAGGAGATCCGCCAGGAGCTGGAGGAACTGAGGTTGAAGCTTTCACCATATGCAGATGAGGTGCACAAGCAGTTGAGCAGGAACGTGGAGGAGATGCAACTCAAATTGACTCCCTATGCTGAAGAACTTCGTAGTCAGCTAGAGAAGAAAACTCAGAAAGTTGGTCAGCACCTAAAAGATGTCACAAAGGATCTAAAAACTAAAATCCGTGAAAGCGCTGGCAATGTGCAGACATCACTGAAACCATATTCACAGGAACTTCAGGACAGGATAGAGGCTAGTGTGAAATACCTAGAGCAGAACGTGGAGCCCTACACCCAGGAGATCAAGGAAAAGATTGATCAGCAGGTACAGGAAATGCATCGCAGTCTGACCCCATATGCTGAGGATGTGCAAGAGAAGCTTGGCAGGCAGATTGATAACATGGCCTTTCAAATGAAGAAGAGTGTCAATGACATGAAGAGCAAGATCAGCGAGAACACTGAGCAGCTGAGGAGCCAACTGAGCCCCTATGCAGAGGAGCTGAGGGAGAAATTGCAAGGTAACATAAAGGATGCCAGGCACACTCTGGAGCCCTACCTGACTGATCTGAGCCAACGCATGGAGCAAGCACTCTCAGATTACAAGAACACAGTAGCGCCCTATGGAGAGAACCTGAACAAGGCCGTGGTGCAGAGGCTGGAGGAGATGAGACAAAAGCTGGGACAGTACACTGTGGGGGTGCAGGACCAGCTGGAGTTCCTAGAGAAGGAAGTGCAGGACAAAATCAGCACCTTCATCAATCAGGGTGTCCCCTCATCCTAA
- the LOC128639167 gene encoding apolipoprotein A-IV, with translation MMKIIALALFVCAITGSQADVSADQVATAFWNYFTQLTSNAKDTVEQIQQSDISNKLNALIQENLQSVNLYAGDLQQQILPFTQQLHSKLTQDSEKLREEIRQELEELRLKLSPYADEVHKQLRRNVEEMQLKLTPYAEELRSQLEKNTQKVGQQLKDVTTDLNTKIRESAGNVQTSLKPYSQELQDRIEASVKYLEQNVEPYTQEIKEKIDQQVQEMHRSLTPYAEDVQEKLGRQIDNMAFQMKKSVNDMKSKISENTEQLRSQLSPYAEELREKLQGNIKDARHTLEPYLTDLSQRMEQALSDYKKTVAPYGENLNKAVVQRLEEMRQKLGQYTVGVQDQLEFLEKEVQDKISTFINQGVPSS, from the exons ATGATGAAGATCATAGCTCTTGCATTGTTTGTCTGCGCCATCACAG GCTCTCAAGCTGATGTCAGTGCTGACCAGGTGGCAACTGCTTTCTGGAATTACTTTACACAACTGACCAGTAATGCCAAGGATACAGTGGAACAGATCCAGCAGTCTGATATCAGTAATAAACTCAA TGCACTGATTCAGGAGAACTTGCAATCTGTAAACCTCTATGCCGGCGATCTACAGCAACAGATCCTCCCCTTTACCCAGCAACTTCACAGTAAGTTGACACAGGACTCTGAGAAATTGCGAGAGGAGATCCGCCAGGAGCTGGAGGAACTGAGGTTGAAGCTTTCACCATATGCAGATGAGGTGCACAAGCAGTTGAGAAGGAACGTGGAGGAGATGCAACTCAAATTGACTCCCTATGCTGAAGAACTTCGTAGTCAGCTAGAGAAGAACACTCAGAAAGTGGGTCAGCAACTAAAAGATGTCACAACGGATCTAAACACTAAAATCCGTGAAAGCGCTGGCAATGTGCAGACATCACTGAAACCATATTCACAGGAACTTCAGGACAGGATAGAGGCTAGTGTGAAATACCTAGAGCAGAACGTGGAGCCCTACACCCAGGAGATCAAGGAAAAGATTGATCAGCAGGTACAGGAAATGCATCGCAGTCTGACCCCCTATGCTGAGGATGTGCAAGAGAAGCTTGGCAGGCAGATTGATAACATGGCCTTTCAAATGAAGAAGAGTGTCAATGACATGAAGAGCAAGATCAGCGAGAACACTGAGCAGCTGAGGAGCCAACTGAGCCCCTATGCAGAGGAGCTGAGGGAGAAATTGCAAGGTAACATAAAGGATGCCAGGCACACTCTGGAGCCCTACCTGACTGATCTGAGCCAACGCATGGAGCAAGCACTCTCAGATTACAAGAAAACAGTAGCGCCCTATGGAGAGAACCTGAACAAGGCCGTAGTGCAGAGGCTGGAGGAGATGAGACAAAAGCTGGGACAGTACACTGTGGGAGTGCAGGACCAGCTGGAGTTCCTAGAGAAGGAAGTGCAGGACAAAATCAGCACCTTCATCAATCAGGGTGTCCCCTCATCCTAA